From Weissella diestrammenae, a single genomic window includes:
- the fusA gene encoding elongation factor G translates to MANKREYPLSRTRNIGIMAHIDAGKTTTTERILYYTGKIHKIGETHDGASQMDFMDQEKERGITIQSAATTAVWHGFHDQFEKEPYRVNIIDTPGHVDFTIEVERSLRVLDGAVAVLDGAAGVEPQTETVWRQAETYQVPRIVFVNKMDKMGADFQMSVDSIKSRLGANAKAIQWPIGAEDDFEAVIDLITKEALYPVDELGEKWEKREIPDDYKDLVEDKYNELVEAIADVDDDIMEKYLGGEEITQDELKAGIRRGVLSLQFYPVLAGSAYKDKGVQMMLDAVVDYLPSPLDVKPYIATDPDTDEEVDLVANDDDPFAALAFKVMTDPFVGRLTFLRVYTGTLESGSYVQNTSKGKRERVGRLLQMHATNRTEIDEVFSGDIAAAIGLKDTTTGDSLTAVDRPLILESMEFPEPVIQLAIEPKTKADQDKMSTALQKLAEEDPSFRAETNPETGDTLISGMGELHLDIIVDRMKREFNVEATVGAPQVAYREAFTKTVQARGYFKRQSGGKGQYGDVWIEFTPNEEGAGFEFEDAIVGGVVPREYIPSVEAGLKDSLNNGPLAGFPLVDLKAKLYDGSYHDVDSSEAAFKIAASLALREAAKTAGAVILEPIMKVDIVVPEDNLGDVMGHISARRGMIEGQEQRGNSLMVHGKVPLSEMFGYATTLRSSTQGRGTFQMAFDHYEAVPKNVQDEIVKKYGRGSEEA, encoded by the coding sequence ATGGCTAACAAGCGTGAATACCCATTGAGCCGTACCCGTAACATCGGAATTATGGCCCACATCGACGCCGGTAAGACAACAACGACCGAGCGTATTTTGTACTATACAGGAAAGATTCATAAAATTGGTGAGACACATGATGGTGCATCACAAATGGACTTTATGGATCAAGAAAAAGAGCGTGGAATCACGATTCAATCTGCCGCAACGACAGCTGTTTGGCATGGTTTCCATGATCAATTCGAGAAGGAACCATACCGTGTTAATATCATTGACACACCAGGTCACGTGGACTTCACGATTGAAGTTGAGCGTTCTTTACGTGTGCTTGACGGTGCAGTTGCTGTCTTGGACGGTGCTGCCGGGGTTGAACCACAAACAGAAACTGTTTGGCGACAAGCTGAAACATATCAAGTACCACGTATCGTCTTTGTTAACAAGATGGATAAGATGGGTGCAGATTTCCAAATGTCTGTTGATTCAATCAAGTCTCGCTTGGGTGCTAATGCCAAGGCTATTCAATGGCCAATTGGTGCTGAAGATGACTTCGAAGCCGTTATCGATTTGATTACTAAAGAAGCACTATATCCTGTTGACGAACTTGGTGAGAAGTGGGAAAAGCGCGAAATTCCTGATGATTACAAGGATCTTGTCGAAGACAAGTACAATGAATTGGTTGAAGCCATCGCTGATGTCGATGACGATATCATGGAAAAGTACTTGGGTGGTGAAGAAATCACACAAGATGAATTGAAAGCTGGAATTCGTCGTGGCGTTTTGTCATTGCAATTCTACCCAGTTCTAGCTGGATCAGCTTATAAAGATAAGGGTGTTCAAATGATGCTTGACGCGGTGGTAGATTACTTGCCATCTCCTTTGGATGTTAAGCCATATATTGCGACTGACCCTGACACTGATGAAGAAGTTGACTTGGTTGCTAATGACGATGATCCATTTGCTGCCTTAGCCTTTAAAGTTATGACTGATCCATTCGTTGGTCGTTTGACTTTCCTTCGTGTTTATACTGGAACTTTGGAATCAGGTTCTTACGTTCAAAACACATCAAAGGGAAAGCGTGAACGTGTAGGACGTTTGCTACAAATGCACGCTACTAACCGAACTGAAATTGATGAAGTATTCTCAGGGGATATCGCAGCTGCGATTGGGTTGAAAGATACAACGACTGGTGATTCATTGACTGCTGTTGATCGGCCATTGATTCTTGAATCAATGGAGTTCCCAGAACCAGTTATCCAATTGGCTATTGAACCTAAGACAAAAGCAGACCAAGACAAAATGTCAACCGCTTTGCAGAAGTTGGCCGAAGAAGATCCATCATTCCGTGCCGAAACTAACCCTGAAACTGGGGACACTTTGATCTCTGGAATGGGTGAATTGCACTTGGACATCATCGTTGATCGTATGAAGCGTGAATTTAACGTTGAAGCAACGGTTGGTGCACCTCAAGTTGCATATCGTGAAGCCTTTACGAAAACTGTTCAAGCGCGTGGATACTTCAAGCGTCAATCAGGTGGTAAGGGACAATATGGTGACGTTTGGATCGAATTCACACCTAATGAAGAGGGTGCTGGATTTGAATTCGAGGATGCCATTGTCGGTGGTGTTGTGCCTCGTGAATACATTCCTTCTGTTGAAGCTGGATTGAAGGATTCGTTGAACAACGGGCCACTTGCTGGCTTCCCATTGGTTGACTTGAAGGCTAAGTTGTATGATGGATCATATCACGATGTCGACTCATCAGAAGCTGCCTTTAAGATTGCTGCGTCATTAGCTTTGCGCGAAGCTGCAAAGACTGCTGGTGCTGTTATCTTGGAACCAATTATGAAGGTTGACATCGTTGTGCCTGAAGACAATCTTGGTGATGTGATGGGACATATTTCAGCACGTCGTGGAATGATTGAAGGACAAGAACAACGTGGAAACTCATTGATGGTTCACGGAAAAGTACCTTTGTCAGAAATGTTTGGATATGCAACGACTTTGCGTTCATCAACGCAAGGACGTGGAACTTTCCAGATGGCATTTGACCACTATGAAGCTGTGCCAAAGAACGTTCAAGATGAGATCGTTAAAAAGTATGGTCGTGGTTCAGAAGAAGCATAA
- the rpsG gene encoding 30S ribosomal protein S7, which yields MPRKGYTKQAEVLPDPIYNSKLVSRLINRLMLDGKRGTASTILYNAFDRIKEATGNEPLAVFEEAMNNIMPVLEVRARRVGGSNYQVPVEVRPERRVTLGLRWLVSYSRLRGEHTMDERLAKEIMDAANNSGASVKKREDTHKMAEANRAFAHYRW from the coding sequence ATGCCACGTAAGGGTTATACTAAACAGGCTGAAGTTCTGCCTGATCCAATTTATAATTCAAAGCTTGTTTCACGTTTGATCAACCGCTTGATGCTTGATGGAAAGCGCGGAACAGCTTCAACAATTTTATATAATGCGTTTGATCGTATTAAAGAAGCTACGGGAAATGAACCACTAGCAGTCTTTGAGGAAGCCATGAACAACATCATGCCAGTTCTTGAAGTCCGCGCACGTCGTGTTGGTGGATCAAACTACCAAGTTCCAGTCGAAGTACGTCCAGAGCGTCGTGTGACGCTTGGATTACGTTGGCTTGTGTCATACTCACGTTTACGTGGAGAACACACAATGGACGAACGTTTAGCCAAGGAAATTATGGATGCTGCCAATAATTCTGGTGCATCTGTTAAGAAGCGCGAAGATACGCACAAAATGGCTGAAGCCAACCGTGCCTTTGCACACTATCGTTGGTAA
- the rpsL gene encoding 30S ribosomal protein S12 → MPTINQLVRKPRKSKSTKSNSPALNFGYNSQSKKTTLAPAPQKRGVATRVGTMTPKKPNSALRKYARVRLSNLIEVTAYIPGIGHNLQEHSVVLIRGGRVKDLPGVRYHIIRGALDTAGVDGRMQSRSKYGAKRPKKK, encoded by the coding sequence ATGCCTACAATTAATCAGTTGGTTCGTAAGCCTCGTAAGTCAAAGAGCACGAAGTCAAACTCACCTGCGTTGAACTTCGGATATAACTCACAATCAAAGAAAACGACACTTGCACCTGCGCCTCAAAAGCGTGGTGTTGCAACTCGTGTCGGAACGATGACACCAAAAAAGCCTAACTCAGCTTTGCGTAAGTACGCCCGTGTTCGTCTTTCTAACTTGATTGAAGTGACAGCATACATTCCTGGAATCGGTCACAACCTTCAAGAACACTCAGTTGTTTTGATCCGTGGTGGTCGTGTAAAGGACTTGCCTGGAGTACGTTACCACATTATCCGTGGTGCGCTTGATACTGCCGGTGTTGACGGTCGTATGCAATCACGTTCTAAGTATGGTGCAAAGCGCCCTAAGAAGAAATAA
- a CDS encoding prepilin peptidase, which yields MSFMFTFVLLFLSWQDWQTYQISSWLLMPIIWLASLSFKIMDMLLVLGIYILTLFVNKLSEKYIGSGDIDIMFTNFLVLNDPQQWLLWLTLSSLLAYGYAHSTKRIQLPFVPFLTIANILNLSFYP from the coding sequence ATGTCATTCATGTTTACATTTGTGCTCTTATTTTTAAGCTGGCAGGACTGGCAAACATATCAAATCAGTAGTTGGTTACTAATGCCAATAATATGGTTAGCCAGTCTTTCATTCAAGATAATGGACATGCTTTTAGTATTAGGCATCTATATATTAACGCTTTTCGTCAACAAATTATCTGAAAAGTACATCGGTTCTGGTGACATTGATATCATGTTTACCAACTTTTTAGTTTTAAATGACCCTCAACAATGGTTATTGTGGCTGACGTTAAGCAGTCTTTTGGCTTATGGCTATGCCCACAGCACTAAGCGCATCCAGTTACCGTTCGTTCCATTTTTAACCATTGCCAATATTTTGAATCTATCGTTTTATCCATAA
- a CDS encoding HeH/LEM domain-containing protein, with translation MTVAEPKPAKKAEVSAEKPSDKNTVAEIKAYLDAQNVEYASSAKKADLLALV, from the coding sequence GTGACTGTTGCTGAACCAAAGCCAGCAAAAAAAGCTGAAGTAAGTGCTGAAAAGCCTTCAGACAAAAATACTGTTGCTGAAATTAAAGCATATTTGGATGCACAAAATGTCGAATACGCTTCTTCTGCAAAGAAGGCTGATTTGCTAGCATTAGTATAA
- the rpmI gene encoding 50S ribosomal protein L35, producing MPKFKTHRASAKRFKKTANGGLKSGNAYTSHRFHGKTKKQRRQLRGTSMMNHTTLKTYKHLLSRV from the coding sequence ATGCCTAAGTTTAAGACACACCGCGCTTCAGCAAAGCGTTTTAAGAAGACTGCCAATGGTGGTTTGAAGTCAGGGAATGCCTATACTTCACACCGTTTCCACGGTAAGACTAAGAAGCAACGGCGTCAATTACGTGGAACATCAATGATGAACCATACGACATTAAAGACATATAAGCACCTATTGAGCCGCGTTTAA
- the infC gene encoding translation initiation factor IF-3 has translation MAANVRQPQQQQDLINDHIRAREVRLITDDGDQGIMSKSEAQRIADDAELDLVLVQATAKPPVAKIMDYGKFKFDSQKKVREQRKNQKIVTVKEIRLSPTIDAGDFTTKKNNATKFLQKGNKVKVSIRFRGRAITHKEIGREVMDRFANELDDIAKIEARAKMEGRSMFMVLAPKDAK, from the coding sequence ATAGCAGCTAATGTACGTCAACCACAACAGCAACAAGATTTAATCAATGATCATATCCGTGCACGGGAAGTGCGTTTAATTACTGATGACGGTGATCAAGGTATCATGTCAAAATCTGAGGCGCAAAGAATTGCTGACGATGCGGAACTAGATTTAGTTCTAGTTCAAGCGACAGCAAAGCCACCCGTTGCTAAGATTATGGATTATGGTAAATTCAAGTTTGATAGTCAAAAGAAGGTTCGTGAACAACGCAAGAACCAGAAAATTGTTACTGTTAAGGAAATTCGTCTAAGTCCTACAATTGACGCTGGCGATTTTACAACCAAAAAGAACAATGCAACAAAGTTCTTGCAAAAAGGTAATAAAGTCAAAGTATCAATTCGTTTCCGTGGCCGCGCGATTACGCACAAAGAGATTGGACGCGAAGTGATGGATCGCTTTGCTAATGAACTCGATGATATTGCAAAAATCGAAGCGCGCGCGAAGATGGAGGGACGTAGCATGTTCATGGTGCTCGCCCCTAAGGACGCCAAGTAA
- the nusB gene encoding transcription antitermination factor NusB, whose amino-acid sequence MTKLTRHAIRQTAFQTLFGLSANPEANVSDVVLQVLAGDPEIEWTDEAPVEVVNLVENVRAHATEADLLISEHLAAGWTLDRLNRVDLELMRLAIYEATFGDVPTKVAVDEALNLARDFTDDTSSKFINGVLSKVLTF is encoded by the coding sequence ATGACGAAATTGACGCGGCATGCTATTCGGCAAACTGCCTTTCAGACGTTGTTTGGACTCTCTGCCAATCCTGAAGCTAACGTATCAGACGTTGTCTTACAGGTGTTAGCGGGCGATCCTGAAATTGAATGGACGGATGAGGCACCGGTTGAAGTGGTCAACCTAGTCGAAAATGTCAGAGCGCATGCTACAGAAGCGGATTTGTTAATTTCTGAACATTTGGCAGCAGGGTGGACCTTGGATCGCTTAAATCGAGTTGATCTTGAATTGATGCGCCTTGCTATCTATGAGGCAACATTTGGTGATGTGCCAACAAAAGTGGCAGTTGATGAAGCGCTAAATTTAGCACGAGATTTTACAGATGACACGTCAAGTAAATTTATCAATGGTGTCTTATCAAAAGTGTTGACTTTTTAA
- a CDS encoding Asp23/Gls24 family envelope stress response protein, which produces MATEETILLTQATQEGETRVNIRVIDLIAGLATKEVEGVAKLRGTFGERAKEVLGKKVQHSKGIYTKQNETGDIAIEAYVELNYGVSVPKVAHAIQEHIKSQIHAMMDLEIASVDVHVTDIISEKTTTEIDPNNLFGEQSEEGATK; this is translated from the coding sequence ATGGCAACAGAAGAAACAATTTTATTAACTCAAGCTACTCAAGAGGGTGAAACACGCGTTAATATTCGTGTGATTGATTTAATTGCAGGATTAGCAACAAAAGAAGTTGAAGGTGTCGCAAAATTGCGCGGTACTTTTGGGGAACGTGCAAAAGAAGTTCTTGGGAAAAAAGTGCAACATAGTAAGGGCATTTATACAAAGCAAAATGAAACCGGTGACATTGCGATTGAAGCATATGTTGAATTAAATTATGGGGTGAGTGTGCCTAAAGTCGCCCACGCAATTCAAGAACATATTAAATCACAAATTCATGCGATGATGGATTTAGAAATTGCTTCAGTTGATGTGCATGTGACTGATATTATTTCTGAAAAAACAACGACAGAAATTGATCCAAATAACTTATTTGGAGAACAATCAGAAGAAGGGGCGACGAAGTAA
- the efp gene encoding elongation factor P: MAIGMNDLKTGLTIEYSNSIWRVLEFQHVKPGKGAAFVRSKLKNLRSGAVNEVTFRPGDKFETANIETSPMQFSYSDGDDRVFMNMETYDQIAIPVDKIQDEMKFLLEGTDVKVTYYESELLGIEVPKTVELTVSETQPGIKGATANGGGKPATMETGLVITVPDFVNEGDKLVVNTDNGGSYSSRA; this comes from the coding sequence ATGGCCATCGGAATGAATGATTTAAAAACGGGTTTGACAATCGAATATTCAAACTCAATTTGGCGTGTGTTGGAATTTCAACACGTTAAGCCTGGAAAGGGTGCAGCGTTCGTACGTTCAAAGTTGAAGAACTTACGTAGCGGTGCTGTTAATGAAGTGACTTTCCGGCCTGGAGATAAATTTGAAACGGCTAACATCGAAACGTCACCAATGCAATTCTCATATTCAGATGGGGACGATCGTGTGTTTATGAATATGGAAACATATGATCAAATTGCAATTCCTGTTGATAAGATTCAAGATGAAATGAAGTTCTTGCTTGAAGGAACAGATGTTAAGGTTACTTATTATGAAAGCGAATTGCTTGGTATTGAAGTACCTAAAACTGTTGAGTTAACAGTGAGCGAAACGCAACCTGGTATTAAGGGTGCAACTGCTAATGGTGGTGGTAAGCCAGCTACAATGGAAACAGGACTAGTGATTACTGTGCCTGATTTTGTGAATGAGGGTGACAAGCTCGTTGTCAATACTGACAATGGTGGTTCATACTCTTCACGTGCGTAG
- a CDS encoding DUF368 domain-containing protein — MKSETIKNWFVRFVKGVFIALGFILPGVSGGVLAAILGLYERMLNFMAHLRSRFKVDFWFFLPVGIGGLVGIILLSAPLEYLLSTYKAMVLWAFAGAIVGTLPALVHEAGKKGRSTSDWLILATTMGVGGLFLYNLTMIFGQLPHNYFSWLLAGGLIALGVIVPGLSPSNLLLYLGLFDAMLIGFKNADLNVLIPVAFGGILTLLIFSKIMHYLLQVYYAKIYHFILGIVLVSTILILLPPVADYAGFTWVQVIISGLLFVLGTLLGYWMSGLEQKYK, encoded by the coding sequence ATGAAAAGTGAAACGATTAAAAATTGGTTTGTCCGCTTTGTTAAAGGCGTTTTCATTGCGCTTGGCTTCATTTTGCCCGGCGTCTCAGGCGGTGTTTTAGCGGCTATTCTTGGCTTATACGAACGGATGTTGAATTTTATGGCACATCTTCGTAGCCGCTTCAAAGTTGATTTTTGGTTTTTCTTACCGGTGGGTATCGGTGGGCTCGTGGGTATTATTTTGCTTAGTGCGCCATTGGAATATCTATTGTCAACATATAAAGCAATGGTGTTATGGGCATTTGCGGGTGCTATCGTTGGGACATTGCCGGCTTTAGTGCATGAAGCTGGCAAAAAAGGGCGCTCAACATCAGATTGGCTTATCTTAGCAACAACAATGGGTGTTGGTGGTTTGTTTCTATATAATTTAACAATGATTTTTGGACAATTACCACATAACTATTTTTCATGGCTACTAGCAGGCGGATTAATTGCTTTAGGCGTCATTGTACCTGGGTTAAGCCCTTCTAATCTCTTATTATATTTGGGATTGTTTGATGCCATGTTGATTGGTTTTAAAAATGCTGATTTAAACGTCTTAATTCCTGTGGCCTTCGGTGGCATATTAACGTTGCTAATTTTTTCAAAAATCATGCACTACTTGTTGCAAGTCTATTATGCTAAAATTTATCATTTTATTCTCGGCATTGTCTTGGTATCGACCATTCTGATTCTCTTGCCGCCAGTAGCTGATTATGCCGGCTTCACGTGGGTACAGGTGATTATTAGTGGCCTCCTCTTTGTTTTGGGCACACTTTTAGGGTATTGGATGAGCGGACTCGAGCAAAAATATAAGTAA
- a CDS encoding glucose-6-phosphate isomerase translates to MTTLSFDTSKLDTFVDANELTMLQPMVTLADDMLRTGTGAGAAYTDWINLPTEYDRTEFARIQSAAKQIQSNSEVLVVIGIGGSYLGARAAIDFLNDYFSSAYSSEQRTAPQVVFAGNNISGQYLNSLIKLIGDRDFSVNVISKSGTTTEPAIAFRVFKQMLETKYGVTGAKARIYATTDAQKGALKTLADEEGYEEFVVPDGVGGRFSVLTAVGLLPIAVAGGDIDQLMAGAAAAQVAYSDSDLQNNAAYQYAAYRNALYRKGYTTELLINYEPTLVQFGEWWKQLQGESEGKDGKGIFPATGNFSTDLHSFGQYIQEGRRNLFETLVRVTEPVSDVIIPTTDADDGLAYLQGEKMSYVNRMASDGTLLAHVDGGVPNMVVEIEKQDAFHLGYLIYFFEIAVGISGYLNGVNPFNQPGVEAYKRNMFGLLGKPGYEELTEQLRARL, encoded by the coding sequence ATGACAACACTTTCATTTGATACAAGTAAATTAGACACCTTTGTTGATGCAAACGAATTAACAATGTTGCAACCAATGGTGACGCTTGCTGATGACATGTTACGCACTGGAACGGGTGCCGGCGCAGCATATACTGATTGGATTAATTTGCCGACTGAATATGATCGTACTGAATTTGCACGCATCCAGTCAGCGGCCAAACAAATTCAAAGTAATTCAGAAGTTCTTGTTGTGATTGGAATCGGTGGGTCATATCTTGGCGCACGTGCAGCAATTGACTTTCTGAATGACTATTTTAGTTCAGCATATTCATCTGAACAACGAACAGCGCCACAAGTTGTCTTTGCCGGAAATAATATTTCGGGTCAATATCTTAATTCATTAATTAAATTGATTGGTGATCGCGACTTTTCGGTGAATGTTATCTCAAAGTCAGGAACAACGACTGAACCAGCTATTGCTTTCCGTGTTTTCAAGCAAATGTTAGAAACAAAGTATGGCGTGACAGGCGCTAAAGCACGCATTTATGCGACGACGGATGCCCAAAAGGGTGCATTAAAAACGTTGGCTGATGAGGAAGGTTATGAAGAATTTGTTGTGCCTGATGGTGTTGGTGGCCGTTTCTCAGTTTTGACTGCAGTTGGGTTGTTGCCAATTGCCGTTGCAGGTGGCGATATTGATCAATTAATGGCTGGTGCAGCAGCAGCACAAGTTGCTTATTCAGATTCAGACTTGCAAAATAATGCCGCTTATCAGTATGCCGCTTATCGAAATGCATTATACCGTAAGGGATACACAACCGAATTGCTGATTAACTATGAGCCAACCTTGGTCCAATTCGGTGAGTGGTGGAAGCAATTACAAGGTGAATCAGAAGGGAAAGATGGTAAGGGAATCTTCCCAGCAACAGGTAATTTTTCAACTGATTTGCACTCATTTGGACAATATATTCAAGAAGGACGTCGTAACCTCTTTGAAACTTTGGTGCGCGTAACAGAACCTGTATCAGATGTCATCATTCCAACGACTGATGCTGATGACGGTTTGGCATATCTTCAAGGAGAAAAGATGAGTTATGTCAATCGAATGGCATCAGATGGTACATTGTTAGCCCACGTTGACGGTGGTGTGCCTAATATGGTGGTTGAGATTGAGAAACAAGATGCGTTCCATCTAGGATACTTAATTTATTTCTTTGAAATTGCTGTTGGTATTTCAGGCTATTTGAATGGTGTTAATCCATTTAATCAACCGGGTGTCGAAGCGTACAAGCGAAATATGTTTGGCTTATTAGGTAAGCCAGGTTATGAAGAACTAACTGAACAATTACGTGCGCGTTTGTAA
- a CDS encoding aldose epimerase family protein produces MTIQVTDFGQTPDGQQVKRVVIENANGHQLSLVSWGASWQSFVTAQGVSLVLGFDDLDGYLHNGYFLGNAVGRVAGRIDAAEFELNGKRYQLDANEGQNNLHGGEHSFSHRNWDIAYVDEAGNSVTFATTMTEAQDNFPGTMGTTVTYTLTDDNEVRLIFGATSDQDTLYNPTSHVYFNMQGVGTDARQLELMLQAPKHLAFRPDKIPTGELLSVAETAFDFQTATKIGDNIDRLPSDAFDKKFDDAFALSYEPGTPAAILTDPQSKRSVEMTTDRNAVIFFITNPAVDDYEDQAAFLAAHPYNGVALEAQTLSDAIHHPSFGDIVLPANQHQEYVTTYAFKNI; encoded by the coding sequence ATGACGATTCAAGTGACGGATTTTGGCCAGACACCAGATGGTCAACAAGTTAAACGTGTTGTAATCGAAAATGCCAATGGCCATCAACTGAGCTTAGTTTCTTGGGGAGCGTCATGGCAGTCATTCGTAACAGCACAGGGTGTTTCCCTTGTACTGGGTTTTGATGATTTAGATGGGTATCTTCATAATGGTTATTTCTTGGGGAATGCCGTTGGCCGTGTGGCAGGTCGGATTGATGCGGCTGAATTTGAATTAAATGGAAAACGCTATCAGTTAGACGCTAATGAAGGACAAAACAATTTACATGGTGGCGAACATAGTTTTTCACATCGAAATTGGGATATTGCTTACGTTGATGAAGCTGGCAACAGCGTTACTTTTGCAACAACAATGACCGAAGCTCAAGACAATTTTCCAGGTACTATGGGGACAACTGTCACATACACACTAACTGACGATAATGAAGTACGCTTAATATTTGGTGCAACTTCAGATCAAGACACGCTATATAATCCAACCTCGCACGTTTATTTTAATATGCAAGGTGTCGGGACTGATGCCCGTCAATTAGAATTGATGCTTCAAGCACCAAAACATTTGGCATTTAGACCTGATAAAATTCCAACCGGTGAATTATTATCAGTTGCTGAGACAGCCTTTGATTTTCAAACAGCAACTAAGATTGGTGATAATATTGATCGTTTGCCATCAGATGCTTTCGATAAAAAATTCGATGATGCCTTTGCTCTATCTTATGAACCCGGTACGCCCGCAGCGATTTTGACTGATCCACAGTCAAAACGATCAGTGGAAATGACAACAGATCGTAATGCAGTCATTTTCTTTATTACAAATCCGGCAGTAGACGATTATGAAGATCAAGCAGCGTTTCTAGCAGCACATCCATACAATGGGGTCGCATTAGAGGCTCAAACGTTATCTGATGCGATTCATCATCCATCGTTTGGTGATATTGTTTTGCCAGCTAATCAACATCAAGAGTATGTAACAACTTACGCATTTAAGAACATTTAA
- a CDS encoding sensor histidine kinase, which produces MKMMYQQMLAFFTVIMAALLIIGVLFTQFTTKMVEDNTYRQLNRFSVAIAEEAMRYKADTGDFAYFDTRGLDIDLSLLEEQNMSFTVYDGDENVVYPTATKAVHSNITASQWRKLKNHKIVHTRVDAANKANKEESNTMGVMKPFFDNKNRLIAVVVTRANVSTVDDNMDMLRKNLAIAFLVAGIVAVMLSFIVSQLIVNRLRLIQLVTRQVASGDYQAIVDTTANDEIGALAEDVNTMTNALNEQEHEIKRQEERRKEFMANASHEMRTPLTTISGIVEGLQYDVIPEDEKMHSYDMIKNEADRLTRLVKDNLDYERLRQNKVVLNKTNFDLLPIINNLVEQLSGKADVAGDVIKIVNVKSTPVMIFADQDRLIQIIFNIINNAIQFTENGEIKIRAWREAHAAVFSVSDSGIGMTPEQVQNIWERYYKADESRTVKGESGLGMAIIRQLIDVHQGTISVQSEFGKGSTFTVRIPDEQ; this is translated from the coding sequence ATGAAGATGATGTATCAGCAAATGCTGGCATTTTTTACAGTGATTATGGCAGCACTTTTGATTATTGGTGTCTTATTTACACAATTCACAACTAAGATGGTTGAGGATAACACATATCGTCAGTTAAATCGTTTTTCGGTTGCAATTGCTGAAGAGGCAATGCGATATAAGGCTGACACGGGTGACTTTGCGTATTTTGACACACGAGGATTAGACATTGATTTGTCTTTATTAGAAGAACAGAATATGTCGTTTACGGTATATGATGGGGACGAAAACGTTGTTTATCCAACTGCGACCAAAGCAGTTCATAGTAATATTACCGCCAGTCAATGGCGTAAACTTAAAAATCATAAAATTGTTCACACACGAGTTGATGCTGCAAACAAGGCAAATAAAGAAGAATCAAATACGATGGGCGTCATGAAACCTTTTTTTGATAATAAAAATCGACTCATTGCAGTGGTTGTGACCCGTGCAAATGTCTCAACGGTTGATGATAATATGGATATGTTACGGAAAAATTTAGCGATAGCATTTTTGGTTGCCGGGATAGTGGCAGTGATGTTGAGCTTTATTGTGTCACAACTGATTGTGAATCGTTTGCGATTGATTCAATTAGTGACAAGACAAGTTGCTTCTGGCGATTATCAGGCAATTGTTGATACAACAGCCAATGATGAAATTGGTGCGCTGGCTGAGGACGTTAACACAATGACGAACGCATTGAATGAACAAGAGCATGAAATTAAACGTCAAGAAGAACGACGAAAAGAATTTATGGCGAATGCGTCACATGAGATGCGAACGCCATTGACGACAATCTCGGGTATCGTTGAAGGGTTGCAATATGACGTGATTCCAGAAGACGAGAAAATGCATTCGTATGACATGATTAAAAATGAGGCTGACCGATTAACGCGACTAGTGAAAGACAATCTCGACTATGAACGATTGAGACAAAATAAAGTGGTTCTCAATAAGACAAACTTTGATCTATTGCCGATTATTAATAATTTAGTTGAACAATTGAGCGGTAAAGCTGATGTGGCTGGTGATGTGATTAAGATTGTCAATGTAAAATCAACACCAGTAATGATTTTTGCAGATCAAGATCGGTTAATTCAAATTATTTTTAATATCATTAACAATGCCATTCAATTTACTGAAAACGGCGAAATTAAAATTCGAGCATGGCGTGAAGCACACGCGGCTGTCTTTAGTGTGTCCGACTCTGGTATTGGGATGACGCCTGAACAAGTACAAAATATTTGGGAAAGGTATTATAAAGCTGATGAATCACGAACTGTGAAGGGCGAATCTGGTCTTGGTATGGCAATTATTCGTCAATTAATCGATGTTCACCAAGGGACAATTTCAGTCCAATCAGAATTTGGAAAGGGATCAACATTCACGGTTCGCATCCCTGATGAACAATAA